Proteins encoded within one genomic window of Camelina sativa cultivar DH55 chromosome 19, Cs, whole genome shotgun sequence:
- the LOC104766754 gene encoding uncharacterized protein LOC104766754 isoform X2, with translation MILGRWVSFSCGTTPVANVSNRRHSEFRGLSSTSTPCRPSLRCSCLESKEATQQIEQLGNEQGGFSVLASEIPWEDNSIWSTFALYMFSLHIPLSFGGLSIVANILHLQVLHPQAQVLSLVALQMVELAGTVLLLRATARPQFKSINFLKGNNDSREGRNWVVGSALGLGCLVGFIFVTSLVADQLFGSKAAHESELENIMLSGDVSRSGCFALYCVVAPILEETVYRRFLLTSLASRMEWWKALVISSGVFAAAHLSGEDFVQLFGIGCVLGTCYSWSGNLASSVLVHSLYNALTLVPYVVATHV, from the exons ATGATTCTAGGCCGATGGGTTTCCTTCAGTTGCGGAACCACGCCCGTGGCTAATGTTTCCAACCGAAGACATTCGGAGTTTCGTGGTCTCTCCTCTACTAGTACCCCTTGTCGCCCTTCTCTCAGATGCTCTTGTCTCGAAAGCAAAGAAGCTACTCAGCAG ATTGAACAGTTGGGGAATGAACAAGGAGGGTTCTCGGTTTTGGCATCAGAGATTCCATGGGAGGATAACAGCATATGGAGCACATTTGCTCTTTACATGTTCTCTCTGCATATTCCTCTCAGTTTTGGGGGTTTATCCATTGTTGCCAACATACTCCACCTGCAGGTTCTTCATCCTCAGGCCCAA GTGCTATCACTTGTGGCTCTCCAAATGGTAGAACTTGCAGGGACAGTGTTGCTGCTGAGGGCCACAGCGAGGCCTCAATTCAAATCAATCAACTTTCTTAAGGGTAATAATGACTCGAGGGAAGGAAGAAACTGGGTGGTTGGCTCAGCATTGGGTTTGGGATGTCTTGTGGGTTTTATCTTCGTCACGTCGCTTGTAGCTGATCAACTCTTTGGTTCTAAG GCTGCGCACGAATCAGAATTGGAGAATATAATGTTGAGCGGGGATGTATCGAGAAGCGGGTGTTTTGCTCTCTACTGCGTTGTAGCTCCCATCCTGGAGGAGACAGTGTACAGACGGTTTCTGTTAACCTCCTTAGCGTCGAGAATGGAATGGTGGAAGGCACTAGTGATCAGCTCAGGAGTATTTGCGGCAGCTCACTTGTCAGGTGAGGATTTTGTGCAGCTGTTTGGGATAGGGTGCGTCCTCGGGACATGTTACAGCTGGTCAGGGAACTTAGCATCGTCAGTACTCGTCCACTCCTTGTATAATGCATTGACACTTGTCCCTTACGTTGTAGCCACCCACGTTTAG
- the LOC104766754 gene encoding uncharacterized protein LOC104766754 isoform X1: MILGRWVSFSCGTTPVANVSNRRHSEFRGLSSTSTPCRPSLRCSCLESKEATQQIEQLGNEQGGFSVLASEIPWEDNSIWSTFALYMFSLHIPLSFGGLSIVANILHLQVLHPQAQVLSLVALQMVELAGTVLLLRATARPQFKSINFLKGNNDSREGRNWVVGSALGLGCLVGFIFVTSLVADQLFGSKAAHESELENIMLSGDVSRSGCFALYCVVAPILEETVYRRFLLTSLASRMEWWKALVISSGVFAAAHLSGEDFVQLFGIGCVLGTCYSWSGNLASSVLVHSLYNALTLVPYVVATHVQMT, translated from the exons ATGATTCTAGGCCGATGGGTTTCCTTCAGTTGCGGAACCACGCCCGTGGCTAATGTTTCCAACCGAAGACATTCGGAGTTTCGTGGTCTCTCCTCTACTAGTACCCCTTGTCGCCCTTCTCTCAGATGCTCTTGTCTCGAAAGCAAAGAAGCTACTCAGCAG ATTGAACAGTTGGGGAATGAACAAGGAGGGTTCTCGGTTTTGGCATCAGAGATTCCATGGGAGGATAACAGCATATGGAGCACATTTGCTCTTTACATGTTCTCTCTGCATATTCCTCTCAGTTTTGGGGGTTTATCCATTGTTGCCAACATACTCCACCTGCAGGTTCTTCATCCTCAGGCCCAA GTGCTATCACTTGTGGCTCTCCAAATGGTAGAACTTGCAGGGACAGTGTTGCTGCTGAGGGCCACAGCGAGGCCTCAATTCAAATCAATCAACTTTCTTAAGGGTAATAATGACTCGAGGGAAGGAAGAAACTGGGTGGTTGGCTCAGCATTGGGTTTGGGATGTCTTGTGGGTTTTATCTTCGTCACGTCGCTTGTAGCTGATCAACTCTTTGGTTCTAAG GCTGCGCACGAATCAGAATTGGAGAATATAATGTTGAGCGGGGATGTATCGAGAAGCGGGTGTTTTGCTCTCTACTGCGTTGTAGCTCCCATCCTGGAGGAGACAGTGTACAGACGGTTTCTGTTAACCTCCTTAGCGTCGAGAATGGAATGGTGGAAGGCACTAGTGATCAGCTCAGGAGTATTTGCGGCAGCTCACTTGTCAGGTGAGGATTTTGTGCAGCTGTTTGGGATAGGGTGCGTCCTCGGGACATGTTACAGCTGGTCAGGGAACTTAGCATCGTCAGTACTCGTCCACTCCT